Within the Echinicola sp. 20G genome, the region ATCCATTGGTAATTTCATGGCCAAAAGGAATTAAAGCGAAAGGTGAAATTCGCCACCAATATCACCATTCAGTAGATATTGTGCCTACCTTATTGGAAGTTTGTGGTGTAGAAATGCCTGAGGTATATAATGGCGTGAAACAAACCCCTCTTTCAGGAGTCTCCATGGCATATACTTTTGATGCAGAACCTGATGCTCCGACTCAAAAAGAGGTTCAATATTTTGCCATGTTGGGCACTCGGGGAGTCTGGAAAGATGGTTGGAAGGCCGTGGCTGTCCATTCACCATTATCCGGTAAAAGTAATTTTGATGAAGACGTTTGGGAGCTCTATAACGTGGCTGAAGACAGGTCTGAAACCCATAATTTAGCTGAAGACCATCCGGAAAAATTGCAGGAATTAATTGATGAGTGGTTTCACCAAGCTGAGATTAACAAAGTGCTACCATTGGATGATAGAAGTGCTGCGGAAATTTTGGGAACAGAAAGGCCTTCACAGGAGAAACCAAGAGATCGCTATATTTATTATCCAAATACGGCTCCAGTACCTGAGGGCGTTGCAGTAAATATTCGTGGGCGTAATTACAAAATCTTGGCGAATGTGGAAATTACTGATGCCAATGCGTCTGGGGTGATTTTCGCCCATGGGTCCAGGTTTGGAGGCCATTCCCTATTTATCAAGAATGGCCAGTTGAACTATGTATATAACTTTTTGGGGATAACGGAACAAAGTTTTAAAAGCACACAAAAGTTAAAACCGGGTAAATACACCCTTGGGATGGAGTTTGTTAGGGAAGAAGCTGGGCAATATGGAGAGTCTATTGGAAATATGAAACTTTATATTGATGAAGAAGTAGTAGATGAAGGCCCGATGAAAACCCAGCCAGCCAAATTTACACTTTCTGGAGATGGATTATGTGTGGGCTATGATAGTGGAGATGCTGTAAGCAGTCAATACGAATCTCCTGGGACTTTTAAAGGAGGTACGATTAGAGGTGTAGGTGTAACCGTAGAAGGCAAGCCATATATTGACTTGGAAGCAGAAGCTAAAAGAATGATGATGACTCAGTAAAAAACTATATATATTACAGATAGACTTAAATTGAAACAGGGCTGCCAATTGGCAGCCCTGTTTTTATAATGATTAGTTGCTTTTGAAAACTATATGCTGTGTTTCGTTAGGCTTCATCTCCAATGTAAACACTTCTCCTTTTACGAGTGCCTGGCCATTCACCTGACAATCTTCATCAAATGGATTGATGATTTTTAAAGTTCCTCCTTTTTGAGCCAAAACCTCTGCTTTAACTTCTTTTTTACCTACTTTCTCAGCACTGATTTCAAAGGCTCCTTGGGCCAAAAAACTGTCGAACGAAACCTTATTCCAATCTGTAGGAACGGCAGGAAACAGCCGGATAAAATCCTCGTGGCTTTGCAGGAGCATTTCCTGCAAGCCAGCCGCAAAGGCAAAGTTTCCTTCCAAAGTAAAAGGACGGTATTTGAAATTGGAATACCCCTTTCCAGATTGGTCCCCATTGACATGAAAGCTATTGGGTAGACAAAAACTGGTGGCAAAGATCCTGAGGGTTTCAGCAGCTCCTGCGCCATCCAACATCCTGGCTTGTACATTAGCTAGCCAGCTGAAAGAATAACCGACCCAGGCTGCAGAGCCAGTGGTGTGGAGGTTGTCCACCGTGGTTTTAATAATCTCTTGCGCTTCCTCCCCATCTGACCAATTGATCATGCTTAGTGGGTGGATGGCCATCAAGTGAGAAAAGTGACGATGAGAAGTAGCTAGTGGTTCTCCAGGAGCCACCATCAAACCTGTTTGGTCAACTGCATAATCTGGCCATTCGGCAAGGATAGTTTTCCATTTCTTTTCATCTTCTTCATAACCCAATTCTTTGGCAAGTTCTGAAGCTTTGCTGAACACAAATCGGATATTGGCCAAATCGAAATTCGTTGTATTTCCAAACCAGGCTTTTCGACTGTTGTTATGGAATTCCGGGGAGGCACTGATAGGTAGCTTCCTAAGACCTTCTTCATCCAATATCGAAACCTCATCCAAGTAAACAGCCACCTCTTTGAACCAAGGGTAAGCACGTTCTTCCAGAAACACTTTGTCCATACTGTATCGCCAGTGCAAGTAAAAATGATGGGCCAACCAGGCAGAGACAGTAGGACCAAAAGCATATTGGATCCAGCCCCCCATAGGTTCTCCTTTAAGGGTGCTTACGCCAGGGACATTGATACCATTGGTTTCAAAATAATTGGAAGTGTAGCTTTTAAAGGTGGGGTAGTTATTCCAAAGCCAATTCAAATAGCCTTCCCCAAGATCCATGTGGTTAGCCGTATAACATGGCCAATAGCTAAGCTGGGTGTTCAAGTCGTGGTGGAAATCACCCTTCCAAGGAGGAAGCTTGCCATTATCAGCAGTCCATACTGCTTGAAGGGAAATAGGAGGTGTGTTTTCTCTTGCAGCGGCGCCAAACTTATACTGTTCCAAATACCATTGTTTTTGAAGGATACTGTCAGGAACTTGAATGCTGGACTTTTTCCAATACTGGTTCCACCAGGCTTTGTGGCTTACACTAACCTTGTCAAATCCAGCAGCTAAGCCATCTTGGGTGAGGTCATGGGAAGTTTGGCTAGCGGTGTTTTCATTGGTACTAATTGACCAGCATCCTTCGAGGCCATTGGAAGTCTTTTGCCATCTGATCGAAATTTGATACTCAAATCCTTCATGCCCCGATTGGGTGTAAATGACACCGTTTTCAACCTTCTCTATCTTTCCTTGTGGGTACCCAAGCCTTCTAAGGTCTTGGCCGGTTACAGGATTGGTAGCCTCTGAGCTTTCTTCTAAGCTGTAAGCAGGCATGATCAACTCAGGAACAAAGTCAGCAGGATCGACACCTTCGAATTTAAACCATCCTAAAGGCTGCTCTGCATGTACAAAAGTGCTGAGGCTTGCTCCTGACTCCCATTCCACTTTGCCTAAAGCACTTTCAATCTCCAAAGAGCTGTTTTTGACTTTACCTAAGCTGGTGATATCAAACTCTATCGCACCGCCAGGGATTTTTGAAGGAGCGGGCGCTTTATTGTAAGGGGCATCAAAAAGGTCTTGGACTTTCTTGTAATCATCTTTTTCCCATTTGTCCAATACCCAGGAAAATTTCCATTCTTCACCTTCTAGGTTTTTCATTTTTCTCAAATCCCAAAGGCCTACATGGTCCAAGGACATGCGTAATTGGTCGTCTTTCTGCCAGATCAAGGCACCTATTTTCCCATTCCCCAAAGGAAGACCTTCATCCCATGTGGTGGGTAGGTAATTGAATTTTAATCCGTATGGACTAAGGTTGAGGTTCTTGTTTTCGTCTTTGCTACTTTCAGAACATGAAATAATAAAAGCCGATAAAGTAATTAAAAGTAAAATTCTCATTTTATAATTGTTGTATAATGAAAGTAATTTGTTTCATTTTACTTTAATATACAACTTTCCACTGAATACTTTGTGCTTTAGGCCTAATTTAAGGTCGGCTCTAAACAGGAAAGAGGCAAAGCCTAACAGTTTGTCCTATTATTTTTAATTATGGGATGAAAACAGCAATTTTGGTAAAGCGTTTATTTTAGTGCAGTTAATATAATCTTGATCAACTTTTAAAATAATGAATCATAATTTAATGAAAATGAATCTACAAAAAGCTTGCTCCCTCATCATCGGTGTATCTATGGGAGTGGCCATGGTCAGTTGCGATACTGAACAAAAGCAGTCTGTCAAAAGCATTACTGTACATAATGAACTTGACTTTGCCCGCCAAGAAGTAGTCGCCATTCCAATGGACGACTTAAGTGGTTTTATTGGTGAGCAAAGCCACAAGGATTTAAGGATCCAAATGGAAGGTGCAACTGATTACCAAAGGAGCCAATGGATAGATTATGATCAGGACAATAAGCCTGATGAGCTGCTGTTTTTGGCTGAGGTGCCAGCTGGCGCTTCTGTCAGTTATATCATTAGTATGGACATCGATGCTGTAGTGCCTGAAAGTGATGTGATTGCCTATTCCAGGTTTGTACCTGAAAGGACGGATGATTATACCTGGGAAAATGACAAAGTGGCCTTTAGAACTTATGGCCCTACCGGGCAAAAGGAAGCTTTGGCAGGTGTGGCAGGAAGCACCTTGTCCAGTGGTATAGATCTGTGGTTGAAGAGGACCGAGCATTCCATTATCGATAAATGGTATGCAGAGCACTTGAAAAGCCCTGGATATTATCATATCGACCATGGTGAAGGCTTTGATCCATACCATGTGGGAGCAAGCCGAGGTACCGGAGGTAGTGGCATCTGGGCTGAGGATAGTTTGTATGTTTCTGAGAATTATGTCAAATACAATACGATTGCCCAAGGGCCTTTGCGGACAGTTTTTGAACTGGAATATGCCGCTTGGAGTCCTTATGAGGTGACAGAGACCAAAAGGATCACGCTTGACCTTGGTTCCAACTTTTCCAAGTTTGACATTAGCGTGGATTCCAAGGAGCCTCTTCCAAACTATGCCATAGGGATCACCTTACATAACAAAAAAGGTGAATTTAAGATTGATGAGGAAACAGGTTGGATCCGTCACTGGGAGCAGATCAAAGATTCCTATGTAGGAGAGGGGATTGTGATGGATGTGGCTGAAATTGATTCAGCTTTTGCTAGGGAATCAGAAGTAGCTGACCAAAGTAATTTGTTGCTTTTGGCCAAACCTTCCAGTGTGGTTAGTTACTATGCAGGCTTTGCTTGGGTAAAGAGTGGTCAGGTCAATGCCGTAGAAGACTGGGACAAAATGTTGGAGCAACAAGCGGCTATCATCAAAAGCCCACTCAAAGTGACTATGGAGTAATTCCCTTGGGGCTCTAATAATTAAAAAGGCAAAATCATCAACGATATGGTTTTGCCTTTTTTATTTTTCAATACCTACACTTAATTGCCACTCACCCTAGTTTGCAACAAGGATGGCTAAGTTCAGGTGTTTTCAATGCTTTGTAGATTAATCCCGAAGCGTGAAAAATAAAATGGATGAATCATTCCAAAAATTTTGTACTTGATTCTTTCATTTTATAGCTTGTGCAATCGATTGCTCATTTTGGCAAAAGACTTTTTCGAAAACACTACTTATAGCGATGATAAACCTAAAAAAACTAAATTACCTGTGCTTGTTGATTTTAGTCAACCTGATCTTATTAGCTTGTGACAAAAAGGAAACCAACTCCACTGCTTTTTCCCATGAAGACTTGAAGCTTTGGTATCAGCAACCAGCTGAAAATTGGAATGAAGCACTTCCTTTAGGCAATGGAAGGTTGGGAGCCATGATTTATGGAGGCTCAAGTCAAGAACATATTCAATTGAATGAGGAAACATTTTGGGCTGGTGAGCCCGGCAATAATGTGCTTCCTAAATTGAAAGAGCTTCTTCCTGAGCTTAGGAAAATGATTTTTGAAGGAAGGCATGAGGAAGCAGAAGCTTTGGCCATGACAGCCCTGCCAAGGCATGCGGCAGAGAACAACAACTATGGAATGCCTTACCAAACCATTGGAGACCTCTTTTTGGATTTTAAAGGACATGGTCAAATAGAAGACTATTACAGAGATCTTGACATTGGGAGTGCTGTAGCAACATTTTCTTACAAAACTGAAGGAGTCAATTATCATAGGGAGTTTTTTACTTCCTTGGAGGACGATGTAATGGTCCTTAAACTAAGTGCAGACCAAGCTGGAGCCATTAGCTTTAGCCTTTCAGCTGACTCACCACAAAAAACATTTGATGTAAACGTGGCCAATAACCAATTGGTACTTTCTGGGACTTCGGGCAGTGTGGACAATAAAGTAGGGAAGGTCAAATTTAAGGGGGCGGTAGAAATCAAAACAAAAAATGGAACGCTGACAAAAGGGGAGAAATCCATCGAAATCAGCGGTGCCGATGAAGCCATTGTCCTGATTTCTTTGGGGACTAATTTTAAAAATTATGATGAGTTGTCCGATGAAATGCTAAATGAGGCCACAAAAAAACTAGAAGCGGTTCGCAACAGGTCTTATGAAGATATGAAACAGGATCATATCGAAAATTACCAACAATACTTCCAGCGAGTCGCTTTGGACTTGGGCGAAACTGAAGCAGCCCAGAAACCTACTGATATAAGGTTGGCTGAATTTTCCCAAGCGGATGATCCTGCTTTGGTCTCTCTTTATTTTCAATATGGCCGTTATTTATTGATTTCCAGTTCACAACCTGGTGGCCAACCTGCCAATCTTCAGGGAATTTGGAACAATTTGGTGTCGCCTCCATGGGATAGTAAATACACCATCAATATCAATACGGAAATGAACTATTGGCCAGCAGAGGTGACCAATCTTTCCGAAATGCATGAGCCCCTGTTTGAAATGATAAGGGATTTGTCGGAGACAGGAAAACAAAGTGCTCAAAAGATGTATGATGCCAGAGGTTGGAACGTGCACCACAATACGGATTTGTGGAGGATGACCGGCCCAATAGATGGGGCACATTATGGGCTTTGGCCGATGGGGGGAGCATGGCTTTCCCAGCACCTTTGGCAACATTACCTGTACACGGGAGACCGATCGTTCTTGGAAGAAAATTATGAGGTGATCAAAGGCGCAGCTTTTTTTTACAATGATGTCCTCCAAGAAGAGCCAGAGACCAAGTGGCAGATTGTGGTGCCGAGCATGTCTCCTGAAAACTCTCATCAGGGAGGGACAACCATCGCGGGTGGGACTACCATGGATAACCAGTTGGTCTTTGATGTGTTTTCCAATTTTGTTCAGACCGCGCAATTGCTTGACAGGGACAAAGCGCTTGCCTCTGCTGTCCAGGATAAAATAAACCAGCTGGCACCGATGCAGATTGGCCATTGGGGACAATTGCAGGAATGGATGCATGACTGGGATGACCCTTCCGATGGGCATCGCCATGTATCCCATCTTTATGGTTTGTATCCAAGCAATCAAATTTCCCCTTTTCAACATCCCCAACTTTTTGAGGCTGCCAAGACCTCTTTGGTGGCAAGGGGCGATAAATCTACCGGCTGGTCCATGGGGTGGAAGGTAAACCTCTGGGCCCGGTTACTGAATGGCAATAGGGCCTATAAACTGATCCATGATCAACTTACTCCCGCACTTACAGAAGATGGCGAGGCAGGAGGGACCTATCCGAATTTGTTGGACGCACATCCTCCTTTCCAGATAGATGGTAATTTTGGATGCACTTCGGGTATTGCCGAAATGCTTGTGCAAAGCCATGATGGGGCTGTCCATCTGCTGCCTGCCTTACCCGAACAATGGAAAGAGGGACATCTTAGTGGTATTAAATTACGGGGAGGCTTTGAACTGGTGTCGATGAAATGGCAAGATAGCAAGTTGGTGGAGTTGAAAATCAAATCCAATTTAGGCGGAAACCTTCGTCTGAGGACAGAAAGTCAATTGGATTTGGAAATGGGAGATTTGGAAATGGCTTCCGGGATCAACCCCAACCCCTTCTTCCAGCTGCCAGAAATCAAAACTCCCCTAGTACATCAAGAAGCTCCGGCTTCAAATTTGGCCTTGCCGGAGTATCAATTATATGATGTGGCTACTGAAAAGGGAAAGGTGTATTTGTTTCAAAATGCAGGAGGTTGATTTTCAGTTTTTTTGGTTTGGGCAAAGCAAGCTTTAATGTTATGGTACAGTTGGGCGAAGGAGTGGTCAATGAAAGGCCAAAGTATTTATAACTAAAAAAATCACTGGTTTAAAAGGTGATTTATGATGATTATTGGTAAGTTGGGTCGGCACTAGGCCTATTGTCTTAAAAAGCAAAGGTGCTGCTATATTCACTCACAATAAACTCAAAAAAATGAAAATCGCTACAGAACCAATCGGAAGTATTCCAAGGCCAGTGGAACTGGTAGAAGCCATCACATCATCCTCCCCAAAACAGGACTTAGAAGCACTCTATGACAAGGCTGTAATGGACACTTTGAAAGAGTTTGAAAGGACAGGCTCACTGATCATTACCGACGGGGAACAAACCAAGTCCAGTTTTGCTACCTATCCCTTAGATGGTGCTGTAAACATTGCTCCTAAAGGAATGAGAATTGACTTTGCTGATGGGCATTTCAGACAACTGCCGCTGTTGACCAAAGGCCCTTTTCGCTATAGCAAATATGCGGTGCAATACCTAAAATATGCCCAAGAGAGAACCAGTCTCCCCATAAAACAAGCCGTCATTTCCGCTTCAGCACTTAGCTTGATCTATCCGCCAGAAGGGATTGAGGGCTATTCCCAAGAAGGATTTATCGCTGACCTGGTCAATGAATGCGAAAAAGATATCAGACAATGTCTCGAACAGGGAGCAGCTAAGGTCCAGATGGATTTTACTGAAGGAAGGTTGTCGCTGAAATTGGATCCTTCCGGGGGTGTCTTGCAGCAATTTATAAACCTGAACAATCAGGTATTCAACCGCTTTTCAGATGCCTACAGGGAACGGCTTGGTGTGCATGTATGCCCTGGTGGCGACCATGATTCTACTCATAGTGCAGATGTGGATTACACCGCTTTTCTTCCGGCGCTTTTTGATTTGAATGTGGGTAACTTTTACCTACAGTTAGCAAGTGAATCCGATAAGAAAAAAGTTTTGAAAACGGTCAAAGAATACCTTAAGCCATATCAAAAGGTATTTATAGGGGTTACTGATGTGAACAGCCCGAAGGTTGAAACCAAAGAGGAAGTGATGGAGCGTATCTTGGAAGCAGCTGAGTTTATCCCGCTTGGCCAATTGGGCACAACGGATGATTGCGGTTTTTCCCCTTTCTGTGATGATGTATCCACCACGCGGGAGATTGCCTTTGCCAAAATCAAGGCCCGAGTAGAAGGCACCAAGCTGGCCGAGGCAAAATTATCCTAGCCCTATTGGAAAACCTTGAAAGCGGGCAAGAGTTAAATCTTTTGCCTGCTTTTTATAGGGGTTAAACTATTGAAAGTGAATTAGAAGGATTGATTTGGAGTTTTTAATACAATAGCCAATCATCCGAGTTTGCAATACGGATGGCTAAGTCCAAAGGTTTTCAATGCGGCTTAGTGGATAATCAATGCGTTGAAAACGCAAGGATTTAGGGTACAAAAGAGGGCTAGATTAGGTTCTCCGCGTAAAGGAAGGTCATTTGCTTCCTGTAGCATGAGCTACCCTTCCTGTAGGGTAAAATGGGCTTCCTGTCCGACAGGACGGGGCCATCGTTCTACAGGAAGGCTTAATAAAGTGACCGGAGGGCTTACTTGACTTACAGGAAGGCCCATCACTCCTACAGGAAGGGCTATTTGCTATACAGGAAGGACTCTCAGACCTACAGGAAACCCTATCCAAGGTACAGGACGGGTTCATGCACTGACCGGATGGCTCCTTTAGGTTACAGGACGCATCTTTTGCCTACAGGAAGGGGTTTAGGGGGTACAGGACGGGTTATTCACCTACAGGAAGCTTCCTGAGGCGACAGGACGAAATAATCTTCGTTTATTTTACCAGGTTTTTCAGTAAATACCAGCATTAAGGTATTTGTAATGGTGGATGGATTCTTTAGTTTGGGGAAAATATCCAATTTCAAGCACCATGATATATCGATTAAAAATGAAAAGGATATCTTAAAGTAAAATTTACCTAAGGTATACCAAGCTAATAAATATCTGGGGTGTTAAACCTTTGGTTAACAGGTGTATAAGTTGTGCGTCATTAAAAGAAACCGAGCAATAGAATATGATAAGACTGATTATTGATAAACTTGGAAGCGGACACCATGACCTCTTTTTGAAAATTGACTTGATGCCGAGTTTTTCGAGAACAGCCGACAGCTACTATTTATTTGACTTTTTGGAAATTGATGATTCAGAAATTGAAAAACAGAAAGTGGATTCCGATTCAATTTTAGCTTTTGGTGCAATAAAACTTATCGACTTTTGGACTGAAAGAATAAAATCAATTGAA harbors:
- a CDS encoding glycoside hydrolase family 95-like protein, which produces MRILLLITLSAFIISCSESSKDENKNLNLSPYGLKFNYLPTTWDEGLPLGNGKIGALIWQKDDQLRMSLDHVGLWDLRKMKNLEGEEWKFSWVLDKWEKDDYKKVQDLFDAPYNKAPAPSKIPGGAIEFDITSLGKVKNSSLEIESALGKVEWESGASLSTFVHAEQPLGWFKFEGVDPADFVPELIMPAYSLEESSEATNPVTGQDLRRLGYPQGKIEKVENGVIYTQSGHEGFEYQISIRWQKTSNGLEGCWSISTNENTASQTSHDLTQDGLAAGFDKVSVSHKAWWNQYWKKSSIQVPDSILQKQWYLEQYKFGAAARENTPPISLQAVWTADNGKLPPWKGDFHHDLNTQLSYWPCYTANHMDLGEGYLNWLWNNYPTFKSYTSNYFETNGINVPGVSTLKGEPMGGWIQYAFGPTVSAWLAHHFYLHWRYSMDKVFLEERAYPWFKEVAVYLDEVSILDEEGLRKLPISASPEFHNNSRKAWFGNTTNFDLANIRFVFSKASELAKELGYEEDEKKWKTILAEWPDYAVDQTGLMVAPGEPLATSHRHFSHLMAIHPLSMINWSDGEEAQEIIKTTVDNLHTTGSAAWVGYSFSWLANVQARMLDGAGAAETLRIFATSFCLPNSFHVNGDQSGKGYSNFKYRPFTLEGNFAFAAGLQEMLLQSHEDFIRLFPAVPTDWNKVSFDSFLAQGAFEISAEKVGKKEVKAEVLAQKGGTLKIINPFDEDCQVNGQALVKGEVFTLEMKPNETQHIVFKSN
- a CDS encoding DUF4861 family protein; amino-acid sequence: MNLQKACSLIIGVSMGVAMVSCDTEQKQSVKSITVHNELDFARQEVVAIPMDDLSGFIGEQSHKDLRIQMEGATDYQRSQWIDYDQDNKPDELLFLAEVPAGASVSYIISMDIDAVVPESDVIAYSRFVPERTDDYTWENDKVAFRTYGPTGQKEALAGVAGSTLSSGIDLWLKRTEHSIIDKWYAEHLKSPGYYHIDHGEGFDPYHVGASRGTGGSGIWAEDSLYVSENYVKYNTIAQGPLRTVFELEYAAWSPYEVTETKRITLDLGSNFSKFDISVDSKEPLPNYAIGITLHNKKGEFKIDEETGWIRHWEQIKDSYVGEGIVMDVAEIDSAFARESEVADQSNLLLLAKPSSVVSYYAGFAWVKSGQVNAVEDWDKMLEQQAAIIKSPLKVTME
- a CDS encoding glycoside hydrolase N-terminal domain-containing protein; protein product: MINLKKLNYLCLLILVNLILLACDKKETNSTAFSHEDLKLWYQQPAENWNEALPLGNGRLGAMIYGGSSQEHIQLNEETFWAGEPGNNVLPKLKELLPELRKMIFEGRHEEAEALAMTALPRHAAENNNYGMPYQTIGDLFLDFKGHGQIEDYYRDLDIGSAVATFSYKTEGVNYHREFFTSLEDDVMVLKLSADQAGAISFSLSADSPQKTFDVNVANNQLVLSGTSGSVDNKVGKVKFKGAVEIKTKNGTLTKGEKSIEISGADEAIVLISLGTNFKNYDELSDEMLNEATKKLEAVRNRSYEDMKQDHIENYQQYFQRVALDLGETEAAQKPTDIRLAEFSQADDPALVSLYFQYGRYLLISSSQPGGQPANLQGIWNNLVSPPWDSKYTININTEMNYWPAEVTNLSEMHEPLFEMIRDLSETGKQSAQKMYDARGWNVHHNTDLWRMTGPIDGAHYGLWPMGGAWLSQHLWQHYLYTGDRSFLEENYEVIKGAAFFYNDVLQEEPETKWQIVVPSMSPENSHQGGTTIAGGTTMDNQLVFDVFSNFVQTAQLLDRDKALASAVQDKINQLAPMQIGHWGQLQEWMHDWDDPSDGHRHVSHLYGLYPSNQISPFQHPQLFEAAKTSLVARGDKSTGWSMGWKVNLWARLLNGNRAYKLIHDQLTPALTEDGEAGGTYPNLLDAHPPFQIDGNFGCTSGIAEMLVQSHDGAVHLLPALPEQWKEGHLSGIKLRGGFELVSMKWQDSKLVELKIKSNLGGNLRLRTESQLDLEMGDLEMASGINPNPFFQLPEIKTPLVHQEAPASNLALPEYQLYDVATEKGKVYLFQNAGG
- a CDS encoding cobalamin-independent methionine synthase II family protein; translation: MKIATEPIGSIPRPVELVEAITSSSPKQDLEALYDKAVMDTLKEFERTGSLIITDGEQTKSSFATYPLDGAVNIAPKGMRIDFADGHFRQLPLLTKGPFRYSKYAVQYLKYAQERTSLPIKQAVISASALSLIYPPEGIEGYSQEGFIADLVNECEKDIRQCLEQGAAKVQMDFTEGRLSLKLDPSGGVLQQFINLNNQVFNRFSDAYRERLGVHVCPGGDHDSTHSADVDYTAFLPALFDLNVGNFYLQLASESDKKKVLKTVKEYLKPYQKVFIGVTDVNSPKVETKEEVMERILEAAEFIPLGQLGTTDDCGFSPFCDDVSTTREIAFAKIKARVEGTKLAEAKLS